The following proteins come from a genomic window of Anopheles ziemanni chromosome 3, idAnoZiCoDA_A2_x.2, whole genome shotgun sequence:
- the LOC131284186 gene encoding lateral signaling target protein 2 homolog, giving the protein METCIPKMEITLSVEEENALTLYEELEQTDINPTNLNVNCCCGLLRTSPFHQPKASVGSPDRLHLPDPTDRDAHSSSHAAQSNHHHHHHDHHRPHHDQDEDEEDDEVSVEYDRWRHNVTRRNERYRAFGLLESSILNSFQLQNFRRKTPSVFDSSSSSGQTSCSSTTSSMIEDISDKIEEISKLDTNIHSLMYKSVELHNDILSLEATTNRLIADTRKLSDDLDDVRFLDELITILNGDIGPVIHREWPYKIDTDAPIEEGTPVT; this is encoded by the exons ATGGAAACGTGTATACCAAAGATGGAGATTACCCTATCcgtggaggaagaaaatgcgCTCACGCTGTACGAAGAGCTCGAGCAGACGGATATCAATCCGACCAACCTTAACGTCAACTGTTGCTGCGGGCTGCTCCGCACCTCACCCTTCCACCAACCAAAGGCCTCGGTCGGTTCCCCCGATCGTCTCCATCTTCCCGATCCAACCGATCGCGATGCACATTCCTCTAGTCACGCAGCACAAAGcaatcaccatcaccaccatcatgaTCATCACCGGCCACACCATGACCAagacgaggacgaggaagaTGACGAGGTCAGCGTGGAGTACGACCGATGGCGTCACAATGTCACCCGCCGGAACGAGCGATACCGGGCGTTTGGACTGCTGGAGTCCAGCATCCTCAACAGCTTCCAGCTGCAAAACTTTCGCCGCAAAACGCCGAGCGTGTTCGATTCGTCCAGCTCCTCCGGGCAGACGAGCTGCAGCTCGACGACGTCCAGCATGATCGAGGACATCTCGGACAAGATCGAGGAGATCAGCAAGCTGGACACCAACATCCATTCGCTCATGTACAAATCGGTCGAGCTGCACAACGACATACTG TCCTTGGAAGCCACCACCAACCGGCTGATCGCGGACACGCGCAAACTATCGGACGATCTCGACGACGTGCGGTTCCTGGACGAGCTGATCACCATCCTGAACGGGGACATCGGCCCAGTGATACACCGCGAGTGGCCGTACAAAATCGACACCGATGCGCCGATCGAAGAAGGTACGCCGGTCACCTAA
- the LOC131284185 gene encoding holotricin-3-like, whose protein sequence is MKATLLFLLVAALCAVALAAPRSEGKGKEGGKGKGKEAAESVEDGQDGSSEEGGKGRGGKDHGKGKGKGGEKGGEKGGAGGRSEGKGKGKPDPKQGKGKESGKGKKN, encoded by the coding sequence ATGAAGGCAACACTTCTGTTCCTGCTGGTGGCCGCCCTTTGCGCCGTTGCTCTGGCCGCCCCTCGGTCAGAGGGCAAGGGCAAGGAAGGAGGAAAgggcaaaggaaaggaagcagCGGAGTCTGTCGAAGACGGCCAGGATGGCAGCTCGGAGGAGGGAGGCAAAGGACGTGGTGGCAAGGACCATGGCAAGGGAAAGGGCAAGGGTGGCGAGAAGGGAGGCGAGAAGGGAGGCGCGGGTGGCCGCAGCGAGGgcaagggaaagggaaagccTGACCCAAAGCAGGGTAAGGGCAAGGAGTCCGGCAAGGGCAAGAAGAACTGA